CCATCCCGTACGGTGCCAAAATGCACTTCTCGAAAGCCTGGAGCGCTTGGGGTTCGAACCCCAGATGGCTCATATCCAACTCCAAATTGGACTTGTCCAGGAGACGGAGGACCACCTTCTCGCCGAAGAGGGTCGGTAACGTAGACACCCGGAAGTCGATCTCCTTCGTCCCCATCCTGATCTTGATGCGCCCATCCTGGGGGAGGCGCCGCTCAGCGATGTCGAGTTGGGCCATAATCTTGAGCCGGGAGGTGATGGCCGCCTTGAGCTTCATGGGAGGCTGCATGATATCGTACAGGACCCCGTCGATCCGGAAACGGACTCGGAACGATTTCTCGTACGGCTCGACGTGGATATCCGAGGCCCCCTTCTTGATCGCGTCGCTCAGGAGCAAGTTCACCAGCTTCACCACGGGGGCATCCTCGGTCGATTTCTGTAGATCCGCGGAGTCAGCTACGTCTTCAGTCTCATCAACCGTGGCGACCCCCGGGTCCTCGAAGGTCCTCATGATGTCCTGGACCATTCCCGCGGAGTCGTAATGCTTGTTAATGGCGTTCTTGATCGAGCTCTCGGCCGTTACCACCGGCTCTACCTTGAAACCGGAGAGGAATTTGATGTCGTCGATGGCAAAGATATTACTGGGGTCGGCCATCGCTACGGTGAGGGCGTTGCCCTTCCGGTTGATGGGGATGACCATGTGTTTCTGGGCGATCTCGGCTGGGACCAATTTGATCACGGCTGCATCAATCTCGAAGTGGGCGAGGTTAATGGAAGGAACACCGTATTGCTTACTTAGGAAGCTGGTGATGTCCTCCTCGCTGATGTAACCCAACTTGACCAGATTGCTGCCTAGACGCCCTCCAGACGACGTCTGTTGCGCCAGGGCCTTCTTGAGCTGATCCTCAGTGATCAGGTTCGACTTGACCAGCATCTCACCGAGACGATTAGACCCTGCGGTCATCGAAAGCTCCGCTGTTTTGCGAGAAAAGTGGCTGAAGGGGGCCTCATTATTGCCTAATTCCCGGAGTTGTCAAGCCCCTGCCTCCCCCTGAGCTACTAGGGCCTGCCGCATGACGGATGCCGGGACCTTCTGCCCCGTCCAGAGCTCAAAGGCTCGCGCCCCTTGATAGAGAAGCATCCCGGATCCGTTTAGAATCCGGCACCCCTGGGATCGGGCTGACGCCAAAAGGGAGGTCTCGAGAGGCCGGTAGATTAGATCGCAAACCAACAGGTTTTCCGGCAAGTTCCCGTAGTCAAATAAGGGTCGATCTGAGGACTCCATCCCCACTGGCGTTGCATTGATGAAAATGTCCAAGTGTCTGAGTATATCCGGCTGCAGATGTTGCAAACCCAATGCCAAAACCTCAAGATTTTGAAACAATGTCCCCAGATGGCTCACTAAGGCTCGAGCCCGGTCCTGGCTCCGATTAAACAGGCGGAGCTCTGCTACTCCCGCCTGGGCGAGGGCGTAAGCCACCGCCTTTGCGCCCCCCCCCGCCCCTACCAGACCCACCCGCTTCCCACTGGGTTCTTCTCCGGCTTCTTCCCGTAAGGAGCTCAAAAACCCTTCCCCGTCCGTGTTGTGCCCAATGAGGGCTCCTCCCCGGGGTACAATGGTGTTCACCGCCCTTATATGCTTGGCCTCCGGGCTGAGCTCATCCACGGATTCGAAGGCCGCCTCCTTATGGGGGATGGTCACATTCGCCCCGCCGAAATTTTCGATAGTGCGTAATGACTCGATCATCTTCGGGAAGGCTTCAGGAGGGACCGCCCATGGCACATAGACCCAATCGAGTCCGAGTGCCGCAAAGGCGGCGTTCTGCATTCGGGGGGAGGCGCTGTGCGCCACTGGATATCCCAATATCAAACATACCGTGGTGGTTCCTTGAATGACCATTGAAACGGAACAAGGCTGCTCGCGAATACGAAAAGGCCTCGCTCCCCTCCTTTCTCACAGGTCAACCGGCACTCCTGGATTCGGTCGGGAGACCCTCAGCAATGGCGGCTTCCAGTCGCTCTCGGATCTCTCTCATCCGCAGCTCATCCCGCACCTTTTCGCCGTCCCGCTCGGTGACATAGAAAACGTCCACGACCTGCTCCACATCGGTTGTGATCTTGGCGAGGCTGAGGTCGAGGCCGAGTTCGCGGAGCACCCGAGAGATGATGTAGAGGAGACCCACGCGATCGTGGGTCCGCACATCAATCACCGTGTGCGTCTCGGAGACGAAGTTGTCGAACTCCACGCGGGTGAGAGGTGCGGTTTCGCTCTTCAGGGCCGGCCGACTCAAAATGTCACGCTGTCTGCTGAGAATGAGCTGCCCCACATCCGCCTGACCATCGAGCACCCGACCAAGATCCCTCTCGAAATTGCGCCATACTTCCTCATCGGTAATGGCAGTCCCTTTGCCGTCATCCACATAGAACGTCCGAAGGACCAGCCCGTCGCGCCGGGTAAAGATCTGGGCGCTGAGGATGTTCATCCGGTTGGCTGTCAGAGTACCAACGATCTGGGCAAAGCGTCCTGGCCGACCGAAGCCACAGACGGTCACCTCACAATGTCCAATGAGCGGGTAGGGCGTCCATTGGACGACGATCTTCTCGCCCCGTTCGAGTCGCTCGATCATCCGAAGATGGGCTGCCACTTTTGCCGTCGGTACGTGCAGGAGATACCGGACAGGGATTTGCTCCAAGTGCGCCTCAATAACGGGAAGGGAGAACTCCTCCTGAAGCTCTTGTGAAAGGCGCTGCTTGATCTCGGCCGCTTTGGCCAGCTCGTCCACCCCCTCGGGAATCCCCCTGGTGAGGAGGGTATGGGTGCGGATGTAGAGCTCCCAAATGAGACTCCCCTTCCACTCGGTCCACACCTCTGGACCCACTGCCCGAATGTCCAGGTAGGTGAGGAGGTAAAGCATCTTTAACCGCTCAATATCCCGGACCTTCCTGGCGAATTCGATGAGCATCGGCTCATCATCCAAGTCCCGGCGCTGCGCAATGTGGGCCAGTGCGAGGTGCTGCTCCACCAAGAAGCGAACTTCGGCTACCTCGGCGTCTGGGAGGCCCATCCGGTTCAAAATCCGCTCAGTCATTTCGGCGCCTCGCGCCACGTGCCCATGGCCCTCCCCCTTCCCTAAATCGTGGAAGAGGACCCCTAGCTTGATCATCTCCGGCCGCTTGAACTCAGCTGCGATCGCCCGGAATTCCTCGGCGTGATAGGTGGGGGCCTGATCCAAGGATTCCAGATACTCCAGCGCCAGTAAGGTATGCACGTCTACGGTGTACTTATGGTAGAGATCGTACTGGACCAGACACGAGAGTTGGCCGAACTCCGGAATGTAGGCTCCCAGAACCCCAAGCTCGTGCATGAGTCGAAGCGTTGCTGCCACGCCCTTCGGTTCGCGGAGGATGGCCAAAAAGAAATTGAGGGCGCGACTCGACTGTCGGAACTTGTCGTCAATCAGATGCACATGCTCTCGGATGAGCTCCTGGGTCCCTGAGCTCAAGGGATAACCGGTCTCGAGGGCATACCAGAAGATCTTCAAGAGGCGGATCGGGTCGTCCTCAAAGAGTCGCCGGTTCCTGGGGAGGATTTGAATCTCTCGATTGATCTCCGTTAATCCGTCTCCCAAGTCTCTCGCCCTCAGCCGTCTCATGAGGCTTTCCTTTGAAGCCCGCACCTGGGTACATCGCTCCACGACCCGCTCTGAGAGGCCAAAGATGGTTCGGGCTTGAAGGTAGTAGTATTGCATGCACCGCTCTACCCCCCGGACTGGCTCACCTTCGCCGAAGCCCAGGTTCGCCGCAGCCGGCTCCTGTAGATGAAAGAGCAGGTAATCGTTCTTCCAGCTCGAGAGATAGTGCAGCTCGTTGCGAACCCGAAAGAGAAAATCGACCGCCTGGCGTAGGCGCTGCAGTTCCTCCTGGCTGAGGAGGCCCGAGCCCCCCAAATCCTCGAGGCGCCTCACCGGGTATTGAACTCGAGCAATCCAGAGCGCGGTATGCACGTCCCGAAGACCCCCGGCCCCCTCCTTGACGTGTGGTTCTTGCAGGTACACCGAGCTGCCATACTTCGTGTATCGTGCCACCCGCTCTTGGAGCTTTGCCTGGATGTATGCCTGTCCCCGTCTCCGCCTAAGGCCCCGCTGCAGCACTGCTTCCATTTCGTCATAGAGGCCTTTGTCGCCCGCCAGCAGGTGCGCTTCTAGCATGGAGGTATGGGAACTGAGATTCTCCGAGGCTATCCGGACACAGTCCTGAAGGGACCGGACACTATGGCCGACAGTAAAGCCTACATCCCAAAGAAGGGGGACCAGGAAGTGGATGAGGGCGTGAAGCGATCGGTTGATCGGCGTGCGGTGAAG
The genomic region above belongs to Candidatus Methylomirabilota bacterium and contains:
- the glnD gene encoding [protein-PII] uridylyltransferase; amino-acid sequence: MVYPSRHDNSGVSLLTGDRGERLALALERFFGNINPVTLVSGERDGLGEQDRLLRLLRGFVEVERRAILKYHRQGALGIEVVKELTSLGDVLIDQLYHWAEKACHETYQADLPCALVALGGYGRRELNPASDIDLMFLHRTPINRSLHALIHFLVPLLWDVGFTVGHSVRSLQDCVRIASENLSSHTSMLEAHLLAGDKGLYDEMEAVLQRGLRRRRGQAYIQAKLQERVARYTKYGSSVYLQEPHVKEGAGGLRDVHTALWIARVQYPVRRLEDLGGSGLLSQEELQRLRQAVDFLFRVRNELHYLSSWKNDYLLFHLQEPAAANLGFGEGEPVRGVERCMQYYYLQARTIFGLSERVVERCTQVRASKESLMRRLRARDLGDGLTEINREIQILPRNRRLFEDDPIRLLKIFWYALETGYPLSSGTQELIREHVHLIDDKFRQSSRALNFFLAILREPKGVAATLRLMHELGVLGAYIPEFGQLSCLVQYDLYHKYTVDVHTLLALEYLESLDQAPTYHAEEFRAIAAEFKRPEMIKLGVLFHDLGKGEGHGHVARGAEMTERILNRMGLPDAEVAEVRFLVEQHLALAHIAQRRDLDDEPMLIEFARKVRDIERLKMLYLLTYLDIRAVGPEVWTEWKGSLIWELYIRTHTLLTRGIPEGVDELAKAAEIKQRLSQELQEEFSLPVIEAHLEQIPVRYLLHVPTAKVAAHLRMIERLERGEKIVVQWTPYPLIGHCEVTVCGFGRPGRFAQIVGTLTANRMNILSAQIFTRRDGLVLRTFYVDDGKGTAITDEEVWRNFERDLGRVLDGQADVGQLILSRQRDILSRPALKSETAPLTRVEFDNFVSETHTVIDVRTHDRVGLLYIISRVLRELGLDLSLAKITTDVEQVVDVFYVTERDGEKVRDELRMREIRERLEAAIAEGLPTESRSAG
- a CDS encoding shikimate dehydrogenase; this encodes MVIQGTTTVCLILGYPVAHSASPRMQNAAFAALGLDWVYVPWAVPPEAFPKMIESLRTIENFGGANVTIPHKEAAFESVDELSPEAKHIRAVNTIVPRGGALIGHNTDGEGFLSSLREEAGEEPSGKRVGLVGAGGGAKAVAYALAQAGVAELRLFNRSQDRARALVSHLGTLFQNLEVLALGLQHLQPDILRHLDIFINATPVGMESSDRPLFDYGNLPENLLVCDLIYRPLETSLLASARSQGCRILNGSGMLLYQGARAFELWTGQKVPASVMRQALVAQGEAGA
- the pilB gene encoding type IV-A pilus assembly ATPase PilB; amino-acid sequence: MTAGSNRLGEMLVKSNLITEDQLKKALAQQTSSGGRLGSNLVKLGYISEEDITSFLSKQYGVPSINLAHFEIDAAVIKLVPAEIAQKHMVIPINRKGNALTVAMADPSNIFAIDDIKFLSGFKVEPVVTAESSIKNAINKHYDSAGMVQDIMRTFEDPGVATVDETEDVADSADLQKSTEDAPVVKLVNLLLSDAIKKGASDIHVEPYEKSFRVRFRIDGVLYDIMQPPMKLKAAITSRLKIMAQLDIAERRLPQDGRIKIRMGTKEIDFRVSTLPTLFGEKVVLRLLDKSNLELDMSHLGFEPQALQAFEKCILAPYGMVLVTGPTGSGKTTTLYSGLHRLNTTETNIMTAEDPVEFNLPGVNQVQMKPEIGLNFAAALRSFLRQDPDIIMVGEIRDYETAEIAIKAALTGHMVLSTLHTNDAPTTISRLINMGVEPFLVAASTNMIIAQRLARKICSSCKEEISVPRQALIDAGFSPEDLKTMKYYQGKGCMECNDTGYRGRVALYEVMAITDDMKDGILQGAQAGELKELARKNGMKTLRESGLQKIRDGMTSIPEVMRVTSQT